Below is a genomic region from Telmatobacter sp. DSM 110680.
CGCTACCTTGGCATCGAAGTGAGCAGCCACGTGATTCGCGTAGGCCGCGTTGAACTGGAGCGTACGGCCACGTGGGATGAGATCGCGGCGGTGGCAGAGCGTCCTGAGATCGTATTGAGCTGCGTCGACGCCGATACGGAAGCAAAGATGAAAGAGGAAGTCGAGCACGCCTCGCGCACCGGAGACACTGTCGGAGGTGTATTTGAGGTCGTAGTGCATGGTGCACCGGCGGGCCTGGGAACTTATGCCAATTGGGACGAGCGCCTCGACGGGCTGCTGGCCTGGTCGGTGATGAGCTTACAAGCCGTGAAGGCCGTCGAGATTGGGCGAGGGGTGACTGCGGCTGAATCTTTCGGCTCGACTGTCCACGATGCGATCCACTACGCGAAAGAAGATGTGGGGAAGCCAACACGATTTACCCGGGAGCGGAACAACGCAGGCGGTGTAGAAGGTGGCGTTTCGAATGGGGAAGACATCGTGGTGCGCGGGTATTTGAAGCCGATTTCAACGTTGAGGAGGCCTCTAGAATCTGTCCGTTTTGACACCCGTGAGGCCACGAGCGCAAGTTATGAGCGCAGCGATATTTGCGTGGTCCCGGCAGCCGGTGTGGCGGCGGAAGCCATGGTGGCAATTACGGTAGCTGGATTGGCGCAGCAGAAGTTTGGCGGCGACTCGGCAGCGGAGATGAAACGAAATTTCCTGGGATACATCGAACAGATACGGAGCTATTAGTCGCGGAAATGATTTTGAAGATTGTGAAATATCCAGAGCCTGTGCTTTCGCAGCCCGGCGAACCGGTCACCGAGTTTGACGGCGAGTTGAAGAAACTAGTCGACGACATGTTTGAGACCATGTACGCCTCTCAGGGCATCGGTCTCGCAGCACCGCAGGTGGCCGTGGCCAAGCGGGTGACGGTGGTGGACCTTAGCCAGGGTAAGGATCCGGCGCAGAAACTGGTGCTCGTGAATCCCGAGGTCATCTTTCGCGAAGGAAAGCAATACGAAGAGGAAGGCTGCCTGAGTTTTCCTGAGATTCGTGAGAAGGTGCAGCGCGCCAACAAGGTTCGCATTCGCGCCCAGGACTTGAGGGGAAAGTGGTTTGAGATGGATGGAGAAGAACTGCTGTCGCGGGCGTTCCAGCACGAGATCGATCATCTTGACGGCATGCTGTTCATCTTTCGGATGAGTTCCCTCAAGCGCG
It encodes:
- the aroC gene encoding chorismate synthase — encoded protein: MIRFSTAGESHGEALIALISGLPAGLPVDLEFINRELWRRQQGYGRGGRMKIETDKAHILSGVRHGKTIGSPVAIEIVNRDWKNWEEKLPVEAGDPAKHQAVASPRPGHADLAGALKYDFPDARYVLERASARESTARVAGGAFAKLLLRYLGIEVSSHVIRVGRVELERTATWDEIAAVAERPEIVLSCVDADTEAKMKEEVEHASRTGDTVGGVFEVVVHGAPAGLGTYANWDERLDGLLAWSVMSLQAVKAVEIGRGVTAAESFGSTVHDAIHYAKEDVGKPTRFTRERNNAGGVEGGVSNGEDIVVRGYLKPISTLRRPLESVRFDTREATSASYERSDICVVPAAGVAAEAMVAITVAGLAQQKFGGDSAAEMKRNFLGYIEQIRSY
- the def gene encoding peptide deformylase, producing the protein MILKIVKYPEPVLSQPGEPVTEFDGELKKLVDDMFETMYASQGIGLAAPQVAVAKRVTVVDLSQGKDPAQKLVLVNPEVIFREGKQYEEEGCLSFPEIREKVQRANKVRIRAQDLRGKWFEMDGEELLSRAFQHEIDHLDGMLFIFRMSSLKRDLVLRKIRKMQREGTW